From Pempheris klunzingeri isolate RE-2024b chromosome 18, fPemKlu1.hap1, whole genome shotgun sequence, a single genomic window includes:
- the LOC139218065 gene encoding single-minded homolog 1-like, whose amino-acid sequence MKEKSKTAARTRREKENSEFYELAKMLPLPSAITSQLDKASIIRLTTSYLKMRIVFPQGLGEAWGHTSRTRSLENVGRELGSHLLQTLDGFIFVVAPDGKIMYISETASVHLGLSQVELTGNSIYEYVHPADHDEMTAVLTPHQPYHSHFVQEYEMERSFFLRMKCVLAKRNAGLTSGGYKVIHCSGYLKIRQYSLDMSPFEGCYQNVGLVAVGHSLPPSAVTEIKLHSNMFMFRASLDMKLIFLDSRVAELTGYEPQDLIEKTLYHHVHSCDIFHLRCAHHLLLVKGQVTTKYYRFLAKHGGWVWVQSYATIVHNSRSSRPHCIVSVNYVLTDTEYKGMQLSLDQMSPIKPAFPYADSHNEDRKSSKSRLTQTKVKARASPYPQQFSAFNPERSESDQDSQWGGSPLTDSASPQLLDPGETAETSCAYRLYPDAGSLCYGLGLSENDLAHAQTHPHTTTCDRVRCQSGRYFLGTQQSGREVWWDATRSVLSLPKSSVENSEGYEITSYHGAIHGRGHWDEDSVVSSPDGGGSTSDSGERYHGDHFRATPREPSKMETLIRATQQMIKEEESRLQQHKAPLDVSGLAKAHSPCFATSLPHHSQLTMPSVVCCGPGAPSIDLPSERLHHRDSIKVLGPHDNDENTTSPASLSRLSSPSSDGIPRSALSLTKDYMQTDLSPHPPQPQGSPLLYPAQERQPLDRQAAYALTGYSLEHLYDPENLRSYSGLACGGVQYDVASHVRMQAEQMQGHKATSVIITNGS is encoded by the exons GTTTGGGTGAGGCGTGGGGTCATACAAGTCGAACAAGATCTTTGGAAAATGTTGGACGAGAGCTGGGATCTCATTTACTGCAg ACGTTGGACGGATTCATCTTTGTTGTGGCTCCAGATGGGAAGATCATGTACATTTCTGAGACGGCATCGGTCCACTTAGGACTGTCTCAG GTAGAGTTGACCGGGAACAGTATTTATGAGTACGTCCATCCCGCCGACCACGACGAGATGACGGCCGTCCTGACGCCACATCAGCCCTATCACTCACATTTCGTccaag AATATGAAATGGAGCGCTCTTTCTTTTTGCGGATGAAATGTGTGCTGGCAAAAAGAAACGCAGGCCTTACCAGTGGTGGATACAAG GTGATCCACTGCAGTGGCTACCTGAAGATCCGTCAGTACAGTTTGGACATGTCACCCTTTGAGGGCTGCTACCAGAACGTGGGTCTGGTGGCTGTGGGTCACTCCCTGCCGCCCAGTGCTGTGACTGAGATCAAATTACACAGCAACATGTTTATGTTCAGAGCCAGCTTGGACATGAAGCTCATCTTCCTGGACTCCAG GGTGGCAGAGCTGACAGGTTATGAGCCCCAGGACCTGATAGAGAAAACTCTGTACCATCACGTCCACAGCTGTGACATCTTCCACCTCCGCTGTGCACACCACCTCT TGCTGGTAAAAGGCCAAGTCACCACTAAGTATTATCGTTTCCTGGCGAAGCACGGCGGCTGGGTCTGGGTCCAGAGTTACGCCACAATTGTCCACAACAGCCGGTCCTCAAGACCCCACTGTATAGTCAGCGTCAACTATGTCCTGAC GGATACTGAGTATAAGGGAATGCAGCTGTCCTTGGACCAAATGAGCCCCATCAAGCCAGCCTTCCCCTACGCTGACAGCCACAATGAAGACAGGAAGAGCAGCAAGTCACGTCTGACCCAGACGAAGGTCAAAGCCAGAGCTTCACCCTACCCACAG CAGTTTTCAGCTTTCAATCCAGAGCGCTCAGAGTCAGACCAAGATAGCCAATGGGGAGGGAGCCCGCTGACAGACTCTGCATCTCCTCAGCTGTTGGATCCCGGTGAGACTGCGGAGACATCTTGTGCCTACCGACTGTATCCAGACGCAGGCTCCCTGTGCTATGGCCTGGGTCTATCAGAGAACGATCTCGCTCATGCccaaacacatcctcacaccACTACCTGCGACCGCGTGCGATGCCAGAGTGGACGCTACTTCCTAGGAACCCAGCAGTCTGGAAGGGAGGTGTGGTGGGATGCCACGCGTTCTGTGCTCTCGCTGCCGAAATCATCCGTGGAGAACAGCGAGGGCTATGAAATCACATCCTACCATGGAGCCATTCACG GACGGGGCCACTGGGATGAAGACAGTGTAGTGAGTTCACCTGATGGAGGCGGGTCCACCAGTGATTCGGGTGAGCGTTACCATGGCGATCACTTCCGGGCAACCCCTCGTGAGCCCAGCAAGATGGAGACCCTGATCAGAGCCACGCAGCAGATgatcaaagaggaagagagccGTCTGCAGCAACACAAGGCGCCGCTGGACGTCTCAGGCCTCGCCAAAGCTCACAGCCCATGCTTCGCCACCTCACTACCCCACCACTCCCAGCTCACCATGCCCAGCGTGGTGTGCTGTGGGCCGGGAGCCCCCAGCATCGACCTCCCCTCGGAACGCCTCCATCACCGGGACAGCATTAAAGTGCTCGGTCCACATGacaatgatgaaaacacaaccaGTCCAGCATCCCTGTCTCGCCTCAGCAGCCCCAGCTCTGATGGGATCCCCAGGTCGGCCCTCTCCCTCACTAAGGACTACATGCAGACGGATCTGtccccccaccctccacagCCCCAGGGGAGCCCGCTGCTCTATCCAGCCCAAGAGAGGCAGCCACTGGACAGACAAGCAGCCTATGCTTTGACTGGATACTCCCTGGAGCACCTGTATGACCCGGAGAACCTGCGGAGTTACTCTGGCCTGGCCTGCGGAGGAGTCCAGTATGATGTGGCATCTCATGTGAGGATGCAGGCGGAGCAGATGCAGGGACACAAGGCCACCTCAGTTATCATAACCAACGGGAGCTGA